The proteins below are encoded in one region of Populus alba chromosome 2, ASM523922v2, whole genome shotgun sequence:
- the LOC118044162 gene encoding F-box protein At3g07870, which translates to MDLDFEFERHSKRRKTKLEDDPQTTGMELLPREIAQDILSRLPITSLVKFKCVCRAWRAVALDPEVVSCSTQDTDPCVILHCDFPIRNNLYFVDFAAHDEEKEKVKRIRAPFSSMMPEFEVVGSCNGLLCLSDSLFNDSLYIYNPFTGRYKELPKSLQYPDQEVVFGFGFNPRTNEYKVIRVVYYRNGHGRYPRSRRIIYPLSQVQILTLGCPGWRSLGKVSYRLVRRASETLVNGRLHWVSRPCRNKPARRLVSFDLTDEQFREVPKPDCGGLNRCDYHLAVLRGCLSVAVYCNYGRLEIWVMKEYNVKGSWVKEYSIGAYMPKGLKQNLVRPLKIWKNASNGRAVRALCVLKNGEILLEYKNRALVSYDPKKGKFKDIDLQGTPKWFQTVVHVGSLNWIDTPSD; encoded by the coding sequence ATGGACTTGGATTTTGAATTCGAAAGACatagcaaaagaagaaaaaccaagCTTGAAGATGATCCACAAACAACTGGAATGGAGCTTCTACCGAGGGAGATTGCTCAAGATATACTTTCAAGATTGCCCATCACTTCTTTGGTGAAATTCAAGTGTGTCTGCCGAGCTTGGCGTGCCGTGGCGCTGGACCCTGAGGTTGTATCTTGCTCAACTCAGGATACAGATCCTTGCGTCATCCTTCACTGCGACTTTCCCATCAGAAACAATCTTTACTTCGTTGATTTCGCTGCCCACGacgaagaaaaagagaaggtgaAAAGAATTCGAGCACCCTTTTCTTCTATGATGCCGGAGTTTGAAGTGGTAGGTTCCTGTAATGGTTTACTATGCCTATCCGACTCGTTGTTCAACGATTCTCTTTACATCTATAATCCTTTCACGGGCAGATATAAAGAGCTGCCAAAATCCTTGCAGTATCCTGATCAAGAAGTGGTGTTTGGGTTTGGTTTCAATCCCAGGACTAATGAATACAAGGTAATTAGGGTTGTGTATTATAGGAATGGGCATGGCAGATACCCTCGGTCACGTAGAATCATTTATCCACTATCACAAGTCCAAATCTTAACACTAGGCTGCCCTGGATGGCGAAGTCTAGGCAAAGTGTCATACCGGCTAGTTCGCCGGGCATCGGAGACCCTGGTTAACGGAAGGCTTCACTGGGTTAGCCGACCGTGTAGAAACAAGCCTGCCCGCAGGCTGGTCTCATTCGACTTGACCGATGAGCAATTCCGAGAAGTCCCGAAACCGGACTGCGGTGGCCTAAATAGGTGCGACTATCATCTAGCGGTTCTGAGAGGCTGTCTCTCTGTTGCTGTTTATTGCAACTATGGAAGACTGGAGATCTGGGTCATGAAGGAGTACAATGTGAAGGGGTCATGGGTTAAAGAATACAGTATTGGAGCGTACATGCCAAAGGGTTTGAAGCAAAATCTCGTCCGACCTCTGAAGATATGGAAGAATGCCTCAAATGGAAGGGCTGTTAGAGCTCTATGCGTGTTGAAGAATGGTGAAATCCTGCTGGAGTACAAGAACAGAGCTCTGGTTTCTTATGACCCCAAGAAGGGAAAATTTAAGGATATCGACTTACAAGGGACGCCAAAATGGTTCCAAACAGTAGTTCATGTGGGCAGCCTGAACTGGATCGACACTCCAAGCGACTAG
- the LOC118044163 gene encoding uncharacterized protein, whose protein sequence is MATVEVVSAQNALVEEKNEQPIKVEITTEEAVTAAPEAVTHEEPKEADKVAASEEPVAPEPEAPAEAETKEVLEETKIAAEEPTVVEKTEEETPKETPEPVVEETKEEPEVPVEPVVEEAKATTEPGEAPAEETEVAVEAPKEEEVKEEQKPVETEEKVETETETPVEKTE, encoded by the exons ATGGCCACTGTTGAG GTTGTGTCAGCGCAGAATGCACTTgtagaggaaaaaaatgaacaacCAATCAAGGTTGAGATCACCACAGAAGAGGCGGTCACTGCAGCACCAGAGGCAGTAACTCATGAAGAGCCAAAAGAAGCTGACAAAGTTGCAGCATCTGAGGAGCCCGTGGCACCGGAGCCCGAGGCCCCAGCTGAAGCTGAAACTAAAGAGGTGCTCGAAGAGACCAAGATCGCTGCAGAAGAACCAACAGTAGTAGAGAAAACTGAGGAGGAGACACCTAAGGAAACACCAGAGCCGGTTGTTGAGGAGACAAAAGAGGAGCCGGAAGTACCCGTAGAGCCTGTTGTCGAGGAGGCTAAAGCGACTACAGAGCCTGGCGAGGCACCGGCAGAAGAAACGGAGGTTGCAGTCGAAGCCCCAAAGGAAGAAGAAGTAAAGGAAGAACAGAAGCCCGTTGAAACAGAGGAGAAGGttgaaacagaaacagaaacccCAGTAGAAAAGACTGAGTAA